One genomic region from Mytilus trossulus isolate FHL-02 chromosome 9, PNRI_Mtr1.1.1.hap1, whole genome shotgun sequence encodes:
- the LOC134685671 gene encoding prothoracicostatic peptide-like, producing MNLNIQNSLISCVTFLSIFVICNSAETLSKDDSNSAELSSIIGQNLIDTANQDIDKRKWSSVASWGKRGWPLYSGKRWSVLHTWGKRASPDSDDINKRKWSGFTSWGKRALKDYLNNDDDKRKWSGFTSWGKRDLPDYENVDKRKWSGFTSWGKRSDSDDIENDKRKWASFNSWGKRSPASDDSDLDTDMDKRRWNQVGVWGKRSGEPEKRRWSSVSAWGKRGWNNFQSWGKRPWSSFKSWGKRNPWHSLSTWGKRSVPVESDQEASYTAQAV from the exons atgaatctCAACATACAGAACAGTTTAATATCATGTGTGACTTTTCTATCAATTTTTGTGATATGCAACAGTGCCGAAACCTTGAGTAAAGATGACAGTAATAGCGCTGAGTTATCTTCTATTATTGGACAAAATCTAATAGATACCGCAAATCAAGATATAGACAAACGAAAATGGAGTTCAGTTGCTAGTTGGGGTAAACGGGGGTGGCCGCTATATTCAGGAAAAAGATGGTCCGTTTTACATACTTGGGGAAAGCGTGCCTCGCCAGACTCCGATGATATTAACAAAAGAAAGTGGTCAGGTTTTACCTCTTGGGGTAAAAGAGCACTGAAAGATTACCTCAATAATGACGACGATAAAAGAAAGTGGAGTGGGTTTACATCTTGGGGAAAACGAGATTTGCCAGACTATGAAAATGTTGACAAACGTAAATGGTCTGGTTTTACTTCTTGGGGAAAAAGATCTGATTCTGATGACATTGAAAACGATAAACGAAAATGGGCAAGTTTTAATTCTTGGGGTAAACGTTCTCCAGCATCTGATGATTCGGACTTAGACACTGACATGGATAAACGTAGATGGAACCAAGTAGGCGTTTGGGGAAAAAGGAGTGGTGAACCGGAAAAGAGAAGATGGTCATCTGTATCAGCATGGGGCAAACGAGGATGGAACAACTTCCAGTCATGGGGAAAACGACCATGGTCATCATTCAAATCCTGGGGGAAACGTAATCCATGGCATTCATTGTCAACATGGGGAAAACGATCTGTACCAG ttgAGAGTGACCAGGAAGCATCCTACACAGCCCAAGCTGTTTGA